One Burkholderia thailandensis E264 genomic window carries:
- a CDS encoding helix-turn-helix domain-containing protein, which produces MARVSGKLDKDGNLVLLGAAIRARRKELAMSQEVLADFVEIDRSHLGKIERGERNVTFMNIIRIARVMQLLPSELLRNAGL; this is translated from the coding sequence ATGGCAAGAGTCTCGGGAAAACTTGATAAGGACGGAAACCTTGTGTTGCTCGGCGCGGCGATTCGCGCTCGCCGCAAGGAATTAGCGATGTCGCAAGAGGTGCTGGCCGATTTCGTAGAGATTGACCGCTCGCACTTGGGCAAGATTGAACGCGGTGAACGAAACGTCACCTTCATGAACATCATCCGCATTGCGCGCGTAATGCAGCTTCTTCCCTCTGAGCTTCTGCGCAACGCTGGCTTGTAG
- a CDS encoding H-NS family nucleoid-associated regulatory protein yields the protein MTFQELQNQIRQLQQQAEAMRREEASAVIAKLRAAILEFGITPAEVFGASAKQIRRSPRSPATQKYRDPLSGATWSGRGRAPRWIVGRNRDDFLIPRTQ from the coding sequence ATGACTTTTCAAGAGCTACAAAACCAAATCCGGCAATTGCAGCAGCAGGCCGAGGCAATGCGGAGGGAAGAAGCGAGTGCGGTGATTGCCAAGCTACGCGCCGCCATCCTCGAATTTGGCATTACGCCCGCCGAGGTATTCGGCGCAAGCGCGAAGCAAATCCGGCGGTCGCCAAGAAGTCCCGCTACCCAGAAATACCGTGATCCATTATCAGGGGCGACATGGAGTGGTCGCGGGAGAGCACCTCGCTGGATCGTGGGACGTAATCGCGACGACTTCCTTATCCCTCGGACTCAATAG